The sequence AgatgggatctttcgtcttccactgtttccaaaaaaagaagtcgaacccaataacccagaatccagagttagcttttagattaCAGTAGACATTTGCTTTAATTTTtgacactgtttgaatctctcatgttacctgcaattagcccacgggcaagaatttgcaataaacttaatattttcaaaacggatttACGCTATTACAAATACCCTACCATCTGATCAAAACAAATATCCGTCTACGTACCTAACCATTTATGACTAGACAACTGAAAGGGTTAGCTATAGTTTCATCATAGAATTTGATGTTTGGGAAATTAGCTGGACAAAAAGAGTTTCTGACGCATGGAACTCTTTGTGCGTAAAGGACCGCACGTAAATGCAATGGAGTTCGTTTAGCTGCCATCGTTATGGTTACAACAAAACGTCGTCATAAGCAAGCGACTTCATTTTACCGCCATTGTTTGCCAAGACGTGTATTTACAATTACTCTGCGTATAGCAGCCCCTACCTTCATACAGTACACAAATTAGGACATTTTATTGCCCCCAATAAAGAATTAGCAAATGGAAGTATCTCATTCGGTAGGAAACCACTCCTCTTCTAATATTTGATCTACAAATTTAGACCACAAACGTTGTACTCACCAATTTTTCGACGCACATAATCTTGTAGAGAAGACGTTTTAGAACGCTAGTGTTTAGACAAGACATCGCCTTAGCTATCCGAAAGACTAACCCTTTTGATCTCTTTCGTGATGGTCTTTGTCCATCGTTTAAGCTTACGTCTTAAAATATAGATTTCGACGAGATTTGAAAAACAATTCCTAAAAGAGTTTGACCTAAGTCAAACGACCAGTCGATAATATCGAATTTCGGGGGGTATTACGGACTCCTTGCTGTGATAATTTCTCTTTTCTCGCGAAGTTCCCGTGATTTCTTGAACTCTTTGATCGATACAGATCAAATACGAATCCTAAGATTTGCTTTTAATGCAAATGGTCGCGAACTTTCGATGCTAGACCTGATATCTATAGAAGTACATGCAGCACTGAGCTTTCCGATGtctttattttttcttatcGTCCTTCGTACAATTTTTCCTAAATGTAAGTTTTTCACTTTTACGAGTAAAAATTGGCGCATATATGTTGGATCTAGAAATGTTGATTAGCTCTGCAACGTTATGTATTTTCCACACAAAAATTGTGGGGTCGTGTGACGCGATTGGCAGAGTGTTCgattcataacccagaggttctgggttcgaatgcGTTAATGTGCCACAGATCTTTTGTAAGGCACTTGGGAAAGGTATTTTACACGCTGCGGTGAAAATGAATGCCTAGTTTTGGTTAGGGCTGTCCCTTGGATAGGTCCTTAAATGGAGgacccgtgtttggggagagacacacctcaagcacattaaagaacccactacacttaTCGGAAAGAGCAggagtccttcccagtgtgagtggatcaaataaatctgtcaggatatgcagcttgtactgttcagtacgaacctgatgtgttacgccataGGGTGGTTTACCGGGcatgcaaaacaaataaacaaacaaacgacgACAACACAAAATGATTCCCGAAATTATCACAACAGAAACGAGTAAGGAATGAAACTTTCATGAAGTACTCAGGTAGGAAAAATAAGATTAGTTCTCTGCTGAGAATTCTTATCTATAACACATTTCTCTCTAAATAAAAATACCGCACGAGACTGGTATTAGATACATGATATAGTACGAAGTATGTCAACAAAATCTACATAAATATCTCTTATCTTAATCCgtatggttttttttttacaacggATAAGGTGGCTAATGGTAGAATATCCATTATTTATGTAGGTTTTGGTAGGTTTCACCAGAGTTTACTTTacatgttactgttacagtaactgttgaaaaaaaacaaccacaATACTTAACAGGCCCTCTTGTGGAATCGCTAGCATGAAAGAAGACAAGGCGTTTGTAATTTCTTCAAAGACAATTCGAAATTACGTTGCGACAATCGTATAGTAAAACGTGGACGCAGTTTTGTCATGTGTACGAGCAcagctttgtttgtttcaaatctgtgatttgttcaaaaatcattttgattCCGGCCGCAAATTTTATCATACAACAATTGTAGCAGGCACAATGTAAGGCTTTTCAATGTAATGTTGGTGTACTACATTGAGGTGCAATGGCCACCCACTAAAAACGTCGCCTTTGATAAACAAAGAGCACACTACAGCACAAATTGTGTTTAAACAAACCCTGCTAATTTCAATTTGATGACTTCTacacaaaaaaagtgttgtCAAGAAAAGACGCAAGATGTACTTACCCCACCCTTGTTCAAGAGGGGACCGCAAGTTCCGTTGTTTAAGGGAAAGACGTCTGAAAATCTTCGCCCCAACAGTTTTCTTCCCGACATCTTGGTGGTGATTCTCAAACAACTTCTAACAAACATGGAGCTTGcctgaaacagaaaaaaaaatcatctgaTAACAGTACGTCAGAAGTGCACCTATCAATACGTTGCAGAAAGGGGCAACCTTTTTTTCAGGGGcaaagaaacagacagacacttCGTTTCTTGACAACAAAAGTTTCGTTGACTCACGTTAGCGCTTTCTACAAAGATACTAAAGATACATTTACGAAGAGTGGATGGAAAAAGGGGCATTAAAATTCACCTATTGGATATGAATGGCAAATAGGGATTTTTAAGTCATAAAGATGTATTTGAAAGACTGTGTGGGCAGGTTTTTGTTTGTATCCCGCTAGTAAAGTGTAGTGATTGATGTACAGAGCCCTCTATTGTCGCACACCACTCAAGTGGCAAATCAAGCGCCATTTAACATACTAACAATGAGAACACGCGCGAATTTCCCGGGTTACGGGCTTGACATGCATCAGACGACAATAAAGACCACAAAACCCCATCTGGATTTGGTAAAGAACGCACGTGTTGGAGCCTGTTGGAGTTTTCCGGCACCTATTGCACCCATCTGCGTATTTACGTCATAGGCCGCAATTAGGGCGCTATTGATCGCTCCATTTTGCGGTAAACAGATGGTCCATACTGAACGTAGCACGACGTTCGGAATACATACTTGTTGTAAACGTGCCGGCAAATGTAacttttatcatcatcaaatgCTAGTGCTACAAGAAAAATTAGCTGAAGAACTTCTGTGATAGTAATGACAGAAAAAGCAGATATTTGACCTGTTGTAGTATTTGTACAGTGAATTCATGACGTACAACAAAATTATTTTATGGACCAGAGCGCCTAAGAATCAATCTATATTCATATATCAGTGACTGAGTGTCTAAACGCAAGTGTAACTGTTATATGAATAATTTTCTACATCAATAGAAAGTTATGAGTTTCAGAACTCCCTAGCcatattacactgaacagcTAGCGCTTCAAATGAATATCTTTTTAATTCATAAGATATATATAAATGCATATGAATGATGTCATATCTACTTTGTCGGGACTTCTTGGTTAACGATCAAACATTGCTGTGCGTACTGAATTCATATTAGATACAAAAATTGCTTCAATATTAAAatgtagcagaacacagtgtcTGTCCTATAGGGATTTCTAGAGACTATAGATAAAGACCACAAGGGTCTACCTTATGACGCAATAGATATTGTAGCAGGGTGCATATACTGTGCCACTAGAGAAATACGAGAAACGGATACGTTGGAGGTAAAGGCacaaaatctaaatctaaatcattCAACAAATCTGCTTATTGACACCGTCAATAGCGCTGTGTGGAGGCGAAATACACTACAGTTGGTAAAATGGCGTATTCATACTGGGAAAATTACAATACAAATCATTCAAAGAGTCTTCAAGTCGATATACTCTTATACcacacatacagaacagtttgcaCCTGGTTGTCGCTCACATAAGAATTAAGATTCAGAATTTCACAGCGAATAATTTTCGCCGTACTACTTTGCGTATTAAACGTTAACGCGTCACAGGCCAAGGGTCGCGGATGGTTATTGTGTCCTGTTGCTAACAGCAAAATGTTACAGCTTAACCGAAAAATATAGCTGTTATACATGGGCAACTATTGGTCAATAGGTTTCTTAGGCTAAGTCATAGGCTTCTAGGTAGTTCTATTTTATGAAAACATTGGTTCCTAGAACACCCATGATGTTTAATTGTGATCATTTCCTTTTCATGCAAAGCCAGGGTACAAAGATCGTAGGTTGCAGACGCAATTTGAATTTCTGTTCACGCCACCTAGCGATATGTGTCCATTGTGCAAGACatcagtcatacattgtactgttCCCTATACCACGACATACGTTCAGAAATACCACGACATACGTTCAGAAATGCATTCAACATTGCAGAAATTAGCAAAAACGTTATGCTATGTGATCTACGTCTAATCCTCATATGcatatcatacatatatctTTTAGCCAAAACTGAGCAATAGtcaaatatatacaatatgtacaagacTAGACCTCGTACAATTTTCAATTTGCATCCTTGATATATATTTAGTGTAGTCCCACAAAAATACGTTTTATTAACGATCTTTTTTTCCACTCGGTAGAAAGAAAAACACCAACAATACAAGGAAACGGAATGAGCCGACGTTGCTATTGTAACCATAACGGAAGTGACAGTTTCGTGGCTGAGCGAAAATCTACATCAAATATTTGTCTCCGACGTCGTTACACTTAAAGTGTGCCCTGACCACATATGGTCTAGAGGAAGTTGTCTTTTCGACGGGCCAGGTGTTAACAAAACGTCTCGAAAGTCAAGCTACAGGTAAGTAAACATAACATCCAGTCCTGAAACATATCTTTAGGACAGTCTTGCATGCTAAGTGATTATGTCGTATTTGCATGGACTATTCTATCTGTTTCGtgtgtttgtttcaaaagtTGAGCTTAACGAAGGAAATTGTGGATTGCCTTCTGTAATACTTTTTAAGGTCTAGGTTTTAACCTCAGTTGGTACTTTTTACAGGACTAGTACTAGGTTGTCTTGGTGTAATTTTCTCAAAATTTGTGCTGACGATGCGATATCAAATTGTTTGATTCTAGATCTAACGCACAACTTTGCGAATTTCGACCGAAGCCCGATATACGCAACAAACAAGATCGTTATCTAAACTAAAAAGTGGCGCCAAAATTGACAGGCGCAGACGACAGGTACGACCACCATGTTGACATTTGTCACACCGCAAAAGAATGGGTCGTTGCGGGTGGATGCGTTCGGATACAAAATGACCTTTTAATGTGCTTAATATATATTTGATTAAGCTTGATTGACCTTTTGGTCACTGACTGACCGTTGGATCATATCAAAAAGGTTACAAAAAAGTGACCACAAGGTAAAAGGTGGATCGTCAAGACTTAGCAGCTCTCATGACGTCACTAATCCTTGTGCACACATTTTGGCTTAGCATCAGATCTTTGCTCACTTAAACTATCAGAACCGGTGCTAATGGCTATCAGAGAGATTTGCTTTATCATTTACTGATAAGTTCTTTTTCTGTACTACATTCATTGCTTTGCTATGGAAATAATACGGTGCGTGTTTATAGCAAAGCATAGAAACCCTATTGGTCAAGAGAGAAAGCTTGGAGTCGAAGCTTGGAAATGTAATGTTATCTCCACAGCTATAAATAGCCAcctttataccccctttccactaggacggcgctctcgccgcgctctctctgcgacctacaatttgacacatcgttcaacgaattgtatcgaaaataaacgaatcttgttacactttgtgtgttttgttgtcttctcaatcacacttttacgttttgtatgatatacccagtgtgaaagcgaaggtttcacatatgttatttaggtcgcagtgagagcgcagcacgatcgccgtcctagtggaaagggggccttagtaAATCAACGTGAGCGATGCCATATCGTTCACCAGCGACATCTTGCACATGCGGATAACGACTGAACTGCAACGCTATTACATCGTATGTACGTACAATCACCAGCGTATTGCTATTCTCATGGAGCTTTCGGGATAGGCAAACAGAAATAAGTAAACCCATTTTAGAAACAGAATGTGGTATACGCCCTCTCTCTTTACCTTCGCTCATATAGATTCTTTATGATTTTTTACATTCTTTTTTGCCCAAACATTACACATGGGTGACAGAATATTGACGCAAAATGTGAAATAACATTGACTATCTAACTAGACACTGGCCCATGTTTAGAATATGTGCTCGCGATCCGTAAGCGCTTTTCTTCAAACGAGGTACCTCCTTACTGTACgtacacaaaacaacatttcGTGCGCAATCAACGTGGTATTCCAACACTGTTGTGACAACGTAAAACCTTCTATCACCAAAGATTTCAATAAGATAGCGGCTTTTGTTACAAATCGCTGACCTGAAAGGACTACAAACAGCGTCATTCTTGAAAACTCAGTGAGCGACACTGCACACAAAAGCAAAGGATACCACTGAGCAACGCGTAACGCCATTGGATGAATTATTCCCACCGCcgcaaaatgtaacaaatttATGGcgctgtttgtttttatttcgtCTTCTTGACTTTTGAGAAAGGCACAAACGAGCTGAAGGGATGCTAGCACATACTGTCATTGACTAAACGCTTCCAAAGTTtccaaaccaaacaaattaacTTTTGAAAGCAAGTTTCTTTGTCATGTTGCTTTATGCAAGACATAAGGACTGGTCGCAAATATACATTAGTAAGTCCACACTACGTGTTCAATATACCATAAGCCGCAGAAATACCCTTTTACGCCACTACGAGATTGAAGATTTCCACACTGTTGAGTTTCCACAAAGTGGGTTGTGGTTTAAGGAAGCTTTTATCCAACCGGATATTGTTAGTTTTACAAAGACCTGCTTTTGACGTGTTAAAGTGGTTGGACAGGTACCTGCATGGCTTTAGGTCAGGATATATAGTGGCGTGACCGAAAAAAGGGCGACACCCAGTATTCTATTCTGGCGTTTCTGTTGTGTAGCCTTTTTCGTGAGCCcctttctcttctttctttctatctttcttaCATAATtactttcttttattctttctttctttctttcttgtttggttggttgcttgctttcttttacttttttctttctttcgttcTTTCCTTTCGGCTTTCTTCATTTATTTctctttctgtttttctttctgtttttttttctttctttccttctatcTATCTTACATTCTTCCTTCCGTCCTTCTTCTCCcctactttctttctttcctttccgtTCAGTCTTTCCTTTTTATCTAGTAGTATCTGTGTCTTCCgtttctttctttcaactttCAGACGTTGTCTTCGTTCAGTTCCCCCCTTCTAAATAGatcatatttttgtatttttgctttaatttccttcatctcttcttctttctctcatCTATTCCCTCGTTTACATGTATCCAGTTTATATCTGCAGAACAAATCTGTACCTCTGAGGGACCTGTATGTACTACGTGACTTCTCGCTTGGCTGCCGTTCACAAATAAACCAAAGATCATCACTGTCTCTTTCCCTTTGTTCGCTCTTGATGTGTTGACAACACAAAGCGTCTTCTTTTGTGTCGCCTTCCTTGATAACCGGGCTGTGACGTGTCTGTCACTGTCTACCTGGGATCTTATAGCCTGGTAtggccctctttccactagacggcgatcgcactacgctctcactgcgacctaaataggatatgtgtaaccttcgctttcacactagatatatcatacaaaacgtaaaagtgtgactgagagacaacaaaacactcaAAGTGGAAAAAGACTCGTACGATCGtctcttttctatacaattcgttgagccaTATGTCAacttttaggtcgcagagagagcgcggcgagagcgccgtccttgtGGATAGGGGGTATAAGGCCTCACTGACTGAATCTTATGGATGACCTCGAGAGCCCCTCAAAAGCTAATACgggagggcgaaaaaaaatcagcaaaaactgctgctaaaccacaggactacaaAGCTGGTATAAGGAATTAAACAATGTTCACAGCACTGtatctaaagaaaaaaagtctttaTTTTCAGGAGGCAGATGTAGCTATAGGTTGCCTGTTTTATTTTAGCAGACTTATCTGAAGTAATCAATGTTTAATATATTGACAAGAATGAGCAAAGAAGTGCACTTTTAGAACGTACATGTCTCCAAGGACAGTGGATTATTGTGACAGTTTGACAAAATTAGCACATTTTCTGGTAGTACATAACGCATCTTACACAAGGCGGCAGATGCTAATATTTGTGGTTATGTGAGTCGGCAAGTTTAAGAGTGGAGCCTCGTCGAGTTTTAGGTCAAAAATAATGCGTGCACGGattcggatgtcatccatgaaatcaaGTCAATGTGGCCTAACGTGAGGAGCTCCTCGGCAATGGAAGTGTTGAAACCCGCCCAAGTCAACTAACGCACACCGGTGAATTTTCGATGGGTGGGATCCAGTTTTCAAACTCACAGTATTGTTTAGTTAGTAAGATTTATTCTGAATCCTTTCTTTTTTTGGAGTTTATGGTTGActatacaaaagtcactgtactttttgtcgtgtcaataatgCTTGTCTCTATAAAGCTTGAACGCGGAGCTAGTTAGAACAAGATCCCATAGCCTAACCTTTATTTGGAGGGTGATTTGCCGCTATCAACAAAATACTTATGGTAAACTGTGGAATTTTTTATTGACCCCCCAAAACCAAATGGATGCCAGTGAAAGACCAATATTTTGGACATACGTGTGCGTGAATGAAATACCCCTATACCGAGTCTCGCTAGCAAGCTAAGGAATCTAGGAATGGAGTTTTGTCGAAAATCGTTCTACAGGACGCTTGCTCAGTGACCCACAAAGTCTctttgaattttctttttctgcGAGCTCTTGGACCCGTACTGAATGCTTCAGGTCTTCTTGGTTTTGGGGGTTCCTTTCATTTGATTTAGGATAtgcaatgaaaaataaaagaatgttGTCTGTCTATCTTACACTGAactacagaaataaaagaactATTTCCGTATATTCTTTTAGTCATTTTAACAAGGTAACCTAGGAAAGGGTACATGCGCAGGGACGGTTGCGTCGTAACAATTTTAATCATCACTAGAAAATCAGAATTCAAGTactttttcaaagttttcagGGGGGCAACAATAATCTTAGAGATGCAAAATTTTTGGCCccgaaattgaaaatattctcaAGAACAAACCGGCATATGAATGACCTACATATGAATACAACTAACTTTTATTATATCGCCATCATTATGTCGTATTTTTGGTGTTTGTGATCTTTGTAAAAACAAGCCGTACAAGGCCAGCTCTGTGAGTGAAAAACACCATCTCAAAgtagaccctcctgtttgtcaacaacataTACTGGCAAACTCACAGTGGATTCCACGTACAGGGCGGCGTAACTAGCTAGGTATACTATAGACTGGCTTAGTACAAAAGAGAAAAAATCAATATAATATATCTCTTTATAACGTAATAGGATATAATTATGATCTCAGTCTACATCACCGGGTATCAACAAGCTGAGGTTACATTCACATCAAACGTATACAAGAAATCCTACATAGTGGGGCTTTAATACCCTGGGGGCCATCCGGGGTCGGGCAGCTTGGACAGTTTATCggtagcccaagacagtcatgcccgccgagctcctattagcgccccggggagtttcaAGCCCGATTAGGTCGGGCTTAAACTCcaccggagcgctaatgtgaggttGGCGGGCtggctgccttggctccccgaacaaaactcgctagctatatcgctagctacccggtcctgtctggctcccagggtagggCTTTAAGGTCGTTGCCCTTTGCTTGAATACCTTTTTGGAACGTGAACCAATGTGCGAAGCTGTTAGTTTAACACACGTTCCTTCCcatgacttacatgtactcAAGAATGCCGACTTAAGAATGTTTAAGAAATTCGTCATCTCCGAGTCGCCAAGGTCAAGTTGAGGTAAAGAGGACAACAGTCCCAAAGACTTCCCCCTTAGCTGAATCATGGACTTTCTTAGACAATCGAACATCCTTTGACgtatagttttgtgcatgttcAAAATATAATGTTAGTTGTATTGAGATTATGTCTTTTTATCCCCGTGTGACGTAATTTCCGGACTGTTTTTGCCCATTTCCGCTCGGATTGACTGGTTTATATCTATACGCTCCGTTCACGTACGCTTTACGAATAGCCCTGCCAATCTTTAAGTGACCTTGCCCTTCTCTTTTTAATACGCATTTCTCACGAATGTTGCACAAATATGTATAAAACTTCGTACGACGCGCTTTACCTTTCCTTGTAAAATTATGTATCGTTCGACAAAACCGAATGTCTTTTGGATGAACAGATTCACATTCGTCGTAGACAGTCGTACGTTTTAAATATAGAATTTTCACGTAATCTGTGGCAGAAAGATTCTTATTCCGTCTACTAATTAatgcccccctcacatgtagcgaaaatcgatcggattTAAATTACgaagaggcatgaccctgacgggatgGGGGGACCTCTGCCATTTCTCCGTCGGCATTAGGGTCATGCCtcttcgtaatttagagctcgcagactcgtcgtccgatcaattttcgctacatgtgaggcgggtataagcAAGACGGTAGAGTTTTGTACGACATATTCACAACAATCCTAAGAATGCGTGCGTTCAGTTTGCAACCGCacgcgacgatcgcacgacaaaTATTCCCGGGTTCTCAGCTTTCCGTGTACTGAAGAATTCTTGCGACAACTTTTGGCTTCGTGACTTTGACCGTGTTGACATGACAAAGGGACCCAACATTTGTACTTGTCTACGGCGACATTTTCCTACCTGACACAGCCATGCcgtttccatggtaacaggtCAACACAAGTACCCTATCTTCAGTACGTACCACCCAGTTAGTGtccccatttttttttctgcctaTGAGATGCCTTAGATAGTTGTCTTTGTTGTCACTtccacaaataaataaaatagcgGCTAGCTCGTCGTGGGGAAAGCACCTTAAATGTCAGTGATCAAAGTATGTGCCATCTTCAATGGGATGCGTTTTCTGTCCCTTTATTTACTTCACATGAAATACTTCGCTAGTACAGTAGATAAGAATCAGCTGACCGCATCACAAAGCTACAACACTTTTCTGTAAATTATTCTGTGTTTTAAAAATCGTCATGTTACACAAATTTTCTATTTTAATATAGAAATTGCTACAGTAATAAAGGAATATTGAAAGCAAATACAGTTAAAGAAAAGTTTGTCAAATAAAAGTGCAAGGAAAAATCATCTCTTAAAGTGAAGAAGAATCTAAATAACCAAAACTCGTGAAAAAAATATAAGACATGAACTTCCTATTGGTATCGAGGAATAAAACCTCCTACAACAAAACAATTAAACGCCTACAGCCTAAAATTACGAATCCTCCAAAATTTCCAACGTCCTTCCAAGAACGCTAGCTTATAAGACTTGAAACTAATCTATTTACGTCATGAACCAATGAAACACCAGGAAACTGTGTAACCTTTGAAACTGACACAAACAATAACCCGCCCCCACCGGCGGTGCCGAGACTAGTATGGCGTGCAAACGCCTTTTAGAAGTCTACGACTCGGTGTTGGTACAGCGTTCAAGCGAGACATACTGGGGGCTTGGTGACGTTTTGTTGTAGAGTTGGGGTATTCATTCTGGAGTGACTCAAGCTGAGACTAACCCGCACCTGTAAACTGATCCCCACTTTCCTCAACCACCCAAGCAAAACCGACTCTTTAAATATCTCCGCAGAAACACGGTGTGCCTATAGCAGTGCGCCGCAGAGACGCATGATGGCCACCGTAGCGTGCTCACTCCTCTTGGCGGCGATGGTCGCACTCAGCGCCGCCGCCCCGGCTGACAAGGCATCGGCACTCCTCGACGACGAAAAGTGGATTGACAAGCCGTTAGAAGTGCTCATGTTGGAAGAAGCGAAGGAGAAGaaatttgaagaagaagaagctctCGCCAAGAAAAGCGCCTTGGACAACGATTGGACTGAAGACGTCGACGGTCAAATGATCAAGAAAGTTGTGATGAAGGTGGGTCCTTAATAAACGTATTGTATGAACTTCTTGTAAAGTACTGTAGGTTACCTTTTCACCCTTAGCGATTTTCTTTGCTCTTTCTGTGGATAGTTGTTTGAAATTTTTAATTGATAATGGGTACGCACAGATTTCGGGGGAAATCGCTTAAAGATACCGTGGATAATCCTAAAAGATATGTCCGCATATCCGACTTGTTACAGAAAGACGTATCACGTTTTATGTATATTTACTATTAAGGGGCAATTTTGCTGGGTCACCAAAGCACCACAACTccaacattattgtaaaaactTCAATTCAACGTAGAGATTTCGACAGAACATTTCCCACAAATTCTTAGTTGTTTATAGATATCTAAAAACCCACCTCCTTATTTGCAAAGCGTCTTCATCTTTCGTCGTTTTTCGATAATGCAGTTCAGGAAATTCTGCATATTTTGTATACAACGCAGATAGACTAAGGTTTTTACACAAGTTTGCTTAGTTGTTGATTACGGTTGTTGATTTGGTAAAGAAGCACTTGACCTTCAAACCTGTGTGTTTTGGAGGAAAGTGAAtgattgtattttcaatgtacaAACCAGCAAAAGCTTCCGTTTAGTTGTTTAAAAAACCCTTTGTTATTTTAGTCTAGTATACAGTGTTCTTACAGATTTTATCAAGAGCACTACGATTCGTTAGTCGCTTCATTATGGGTAAAGAGCGAACTGGTTGTCCGAGTAATGGGTGGATTTTATGTGTGCTTTGCTTGTTCAACTAACATTTGCATAGAATCAAAACCGCGTGATATGTAAGTATATCTAATGTACCGTCAATAAATGAATATTATaacctttccactaggacggtgctctcatcactgcgctctctctgcgacctaaaatttgaaatatcgcccaacgaattgtatagaaaagaaatgaacctttaattttacactttgtgtgtttcgttgtcctatcggtcacacttttaattttgtatgatatgtccagtgtgaaagcgaaggatacacatgtCCTCTGTAAAAATAGTTCGCattgagagcgcagcgcgatcgccgtctagtggaaagagggcctTGGTGAGAAACCTCGGACCCTTCTGTCACGTGGGGGACCCGGGTTCCATTCCCGACTTTGACAGCATATGTTTATATTTACCTCCaagaaatgtcatggaggttatattttaccctgcgtttgtctgtgtgtctgtgtgtctgtgtgtctgtctgtctgtgtgtaaacaagataactcatgaacggttgggtagattggtttcatacttggtgtgttggtagtgtgtgacaaaagctggaaatgattagattttgggcccctagcggctacccttggtactgcagcgcaacttccggttttgctatctcggtgttctgaacatgctatggtcacgatttttaagtattagatagctcttgt comes from Branchiostoma floridae strain S238N-H82 chromosome 19, Bfl_VNyyK, whole genome shotgun sequence and encodes:
- the LOC118407089 gene encoding uncharacterized protein LOC118407089, translating into MMATVACSLLLAAMVALSAAAPADKASALLDDEKWIDKPLEVLMLEEAKEKKFEEEEALAKKSALDNDWTEDVDGQMIKKVVMKVLKELKNPTGVKAQDTRNLQETRSKK